The following proteins are co-located in the Brevibacillus laterosporus DSM 25 genome:
- a CDS encoding LysE family transporter: protein MPLLSMLLYAFVSSFTPGPNNIMAMLFANKYGFKKTFRFCLGVGAGFFVIIILSCYFNLVLKNLIPKIEFIMSIIGATYMMYLAIKIITSKNNDQDNDGGKNNSFFAGMLLQFVNPKGILYGITVISTFIIPYHTEHLSLLFYSVLLAFIGFMGTFSWNVFGSIFKKFLSKYRNQFNVAMALLLIYSAISILFI from the coding sequence ATGCCTTTATTATCAATGTTGTTATATGCTTTTGTTTCTAGTTTTACCCCAGGCCCGAATAACATTATGGCAATGTTATTTGCTAATAAATACGGCTTTAAAAAAACATTTAGATTTTGTTTAGGAGTAGGTGCTGGTTTTTTTGTTATAATCATATTAAGTTGTTATTTTAACCTGGTGCTTAAAAACCTTATTCCGAAAATTGAATTTATTATGTCTATTATAGGTGCAACCTATATGATGTATCTAGCTATAAAAATTATTACTAGTAAAAATAATGATCAAGACAATGACGGGGGCAAGAATAACAGTTTTTTCGCAGGTATGCTTTTACAATTCGTAAATCCCAAAGGCATTTTATATGGTATTACAGTAATATCAACCTTCATCATTCCATATCATACTGAACATCTCAGCTTATTATTTTATTCAGTACTTCTAGCTTTTATTGGTTTTATGGGAACCTTTAGTTGGAATGTATTTGGTTCAATTTTTAAAAAGTTCTTATCAAAGTATAGAAATCAGTTTAATGTAGCTATGGCTTTATTATTGATATATAGTGCAATTTCAATACTTTTTATATAG
- a CDS encoding helix-turn-helix domain-containing protein, whose protein sequence is MEEIHLIIAKNLKAFRERKKLSLERVAELTGVSKTMIGQIERGESSPTITTIWKIANGLKISFTSLINNPQPDTKVVLRSESKKLSEDNGKYRVYPYFPFEDERRFEVYSVEIEEGGFLSSDPHREGTEEFLTVFEGELTVRVNNNDYTIRNGDSIRFKADSPHTYHNSGITLTRLSMVLYYPS, encoded by the coding sequence ATGGAGGAGATACATCTTATCATTGCGAAAAACTTAAAGGCTTTTAGAGAAAGGAAGAAATTAAGTCTTGAAAGAGTTGCAGAATTAACTGGAGTAAGTAAAACGATGATAGGTCAAATTGAAAGAGGGGAATCGAGCCCTACTATTACAACGATTTGGAAAATAGCAAACGGATTAAAGATTTCTTTTACTTCACTAATAAATAATCCACAGCCAGATACAAAAGTTGTTTTAAGAAGTGAAAGTAAAAAATTATCTGAAGACAATGGAAAATATCGAGTCTATCCTTACTTTCCCTTCGAAGATGAAAGACGCTTTGAGGTTTATTCAGTCGAGATAGAAGAAGGTGGCTTTCTAAGTTCTGATCCGCATAGGGAGGGAACGGAAGAGTTCTTAACTGTTTTTGAGGGGGAACTAACCGTACGAGTGAATAACAATGACTATACAATAAGAAATGGTGATTCTATTAGATTTAAGGCTGACAGCCCCCATACCTATCATAATTCTGGGATAACATTAACTCGATTAAGTATGGTTTTATATTATCCATCTTAA